GCGGGTGCGGTCACGCAGGTCGTACTCGATGTCGGAGAGCAGGTCGGCCATCTCGTCGTTGAGCGTGTTCTGCCAGCGGGTGTTGCACCGGCGCAGCTCGTCGACCTCCCGTTGGGCGGCGCGCAGGCGCCCCATGGCGGCCGTGTTGTCGCCGGACTGGGCGGACGTCAGCTCGGCGCGCAGCGGCGCGGCGAGCTGTTCGATGACGGTACGGCTGAGCAGCGCCACCGCCGACCGGGCCAGCACCTCGGACTTGCTGTTCTGGTCACGCAGCAGCCGGCCGATCAGGTCGGGGAACCGGGACTCGGCGTTGACCACCTTGTCGTCGGTCTTGGCGGCCTGTAGCCGCAGCGCGGCGGAGACCGGGATCAGCGCCGCCGGCACCCCGGCGCTGGCCAGGTGCTGCCGGTTGCGGTCGGCCACCGTACGCCAGTCCGGCACCAGGTCGATCTTCGTCTGGACCACGATCACGTTCGGGTGCGACTGGGCGATCTGGAGCAGCAGGTTCACCTCGGCGACGGAGAGTTCCCGGGTCGCGTCCGAGACCAGCAGCACCGCGTCCGGGCGGGCCATGGCGGCGTACGCGTTGGTGACCCTGGCCTGGTCGGGGCCGTCGGCGCCGGGGGTGTCGACCAGGGTGAGCCCGCCGGCGAGCAGTCCGCGCGGAACTCCGATCTCGACATGGGTGCTGCCGGCGGCACCGGCGCCGGGGGCGACCGTGGTGCTGATCCGGGCGACGGCCTGCTCGATCGGCAGCGGCAGCCGCTGTGCCGGGACCGGTGCGTCGGTCGTTGGTCGGCCGGGTGCCGGCGCGGCGGCCTGGACCAGGGCGGCGGTCGGTTGTGGGGAGTGCCGGACCACCGTCGGGACCACGGTGGTCCGGCCGTCTCCCACCGGGCAGACCGGCGCGTTGATCAGCGCGTTGACCAGTTGACTCTTGCCCTGTTTGGGTTC
The Micromonospora pisi DNA segment above includes these coding regions:
- a CDS encoding dynamin family protein; the encoded protein is MTPIWLDVLDETSRLCAAHGRTDLVDSVRRKRVQLLDPGLRVLIVGEPKQGKSQLVNALINAPVCPVGDGRTTVVPTVVRHSPQPTAALVQAAAPAPGRPTTDAPVPAQRLPLPIEQAVARISTTVAPGAGAAGSTHVEIGVPRGLLAGGLTLVDTPGADGPDQARVTNAYAAMARPDAVLLVSDATRELSVAEVNLLLQIAQSHPNVIVVQTKIDLVPDWRTVADRNRQHLASAGVPAALIPVSAALRLQAAKTDDKVVNAESRFPDLIGRLLRDQNSKSEVLARSAVALLSRTVIEQLAAPLRAELTSAQSGDNTAAMGRLRAAQREVDELRRCNTRWQNTLNDEMADLLSDIEYDLRDRTRKILRQVDEAFETADPQTGWEPFQQWLEENLVEAAEANFVWLAQRCDWIAGQVAAQFARYGQDALPDWSVQVPADLAERLPVLEQPPIERFTPTQKVVTALRGSYGGVLMFGLATSLAGMPLINFVSIGAGALFGGKSIRDESKSLLKRRQTAVRVASQRHVDDFFLRLNKDCRDTARRVQRMLRDHFAALTEDLQEAIVASLRTAKQSADADAAVRDQRHRQIEQEMRRLAVLYEQAQRLVSGRSATGASPLGGQP